One part of the Anaeromyxobacter sp. Fw109-5 genome encodes these proteins:
- the glpX gene encoding class II fructose-bisphosphatase, with amino-acid sequence MDRNLALEVVRVTEAAALASARLMGRGDRDGADRAAVEAMRRVFDNVDVRGEVVIGEGERDRAPMLYVGEKVGRGVEGDVEVEIAVDALEGSNLCATGAPNAISVIAIGEKGRLLRAPDGYMEKIAVGPAAKGAIDLRRSPTENLERIADALGKYLEDLTVVILDRRRNDALVKEVRAAGARIKLIGDGDVSGALNTCFPESGVDVLMGTGGAREGVIAAAALRCVGGDMQGRLQLRDDGERERAARTGLRDLDKVLSIDALAGGSVMFAATGVTNGDFLRGVRFTGDGARTHSVVMRSKSGSIRYIETIHKFSRAPDYEH; translated from the coding sequence ATGGATCGCAACCTCGCGCTCGAGGTCGTACGCGTCACCGAGGCCGCGGCGCTCGCCTCCGCCCGGCTCATGGGCCGCGGAGATCGTGACGGGGCCGACCGCGCGGCGGTGGAGGCGATGCGCCGCGTCTTCGACAACGTCGACGTCCGCGGGGAGGTGGTGATCGGCGAGGGGGAGCGCGACCGCGCGCCCATGCTGTACGTCGGCGAGAAGGTCGGCCGCGGCGTCGAAGGGGACGTCGAGGTCGAGATCGCCGTGGACGCGCTCGAGGGGAGCAACCTCTGCGCGACCGGCGCGCCGAACGCCATCAGCGTCATCGCCATCGGCGAGAAGGGCCGCCTCCTGCGCGCGCCCGACGGGTACATGGAGAAGATCGCCGTGGGCCCGGCGGCGAAGGGCGCCATCGACCTGCGCCGCTCGCCGACGGAGAACCTCGAGCGCATCGCCGACGCGCTCGGGAAGTACCTGGAGGACCTCACCGTCGTCATCCTCGACCGCCGGCGCAACGACGCCCTCGTGAAGGAGGTCCGCGCCGCCGGCGCGCGGATCAAGCTCATCGGCGACGGCGACGTGTCGGGCGCGCTCAACACCTGCTTCCCGGAGTCCGGCGTCGACGTGCTCATGGGGACCGGCGGTGCGCGGGAGGGCGTCATCGCGGCGGCGGCCCTCCGCTGCGTGGGCGGCGACATGCAGGGGCGGCTCCAGCTCCGCGACGACGGCGAGCGCGAGCGCGCCGCGCGGACCGGCCTGCGCGACCTCGACAAGGTGCTCTCCATCGACGCCCTCGCCGGCGGCAGCGTGATGTTCGCCGCGACCGGCGTGACGAACGGCGACTTCCTCCGCGGCGTCCGCTTCACCGGCGACGGGGCCCGGACCCACTCCGTCGTGATGCGCTCGAAGAGCGGGTCGATCCGTTACATCGAGACCATCCACAAGTTCTCCCGCGCGCCCGACTACGAGCACTAG
- the thiC gene encoding phosphomethylpyrimidine synthase ThiC, translating into MRAQWIARRHGQPNVTQMHHARRGSVTEEMAHVAAREKLDPELVRQEVARGRMVIPANLKHPELEPIAIGIAATCKINANIGNSAVTSDVDEELRKLSVCLRHGADTVMDLSTGGDIPLIRENILRHSPIPVGTVPIYECLAHVKDVVDLTPRGLLEIIEAQAAQGVDYMTIHAGVLRDIVPMAAGRITGIVSRGGALLARWMAANGQENPLYTHFDEICEIFKRYDVTFSLGDGLRPGCLADASDEAQFAELKVLGELTRKAWAHDVQVMVEGPGHVPLDQIPMNMQKERELCDEAPFYVLGPLVTDIAPGYDHITSAIGAAVAAQHGASMLCYVTPAEHLGLPDAEDVRQGIVAYKIAAHAADVARQRPGARDRDDALSRARYAFDWKRQFELSLDPDAARTKHDATLPQEAAKSAEFCSMCGPKFCSMRIHSHLGDGAAPGAALPCADAAPSQPTRAGGPLPIAR; encoded by the coding sequence ATGCGGGCCCAGTGGATCGCCAGGCGGCACGGACAGCCGAACGTGACGCAGATGCATCACGCGCGGCGGGGGAGCGTGACGGAGGAGATGGCCCACGTCGCGGCGCGGGAGAAGCTCGATCCCGAGCTCGTCCGGCAGGAGGTCGCGCGCGGGCGGATGGTGATCCCCGCCAACCTCAAGCACCCCGAGCTGGAGCCGATCGCCATCGGCATCGCGGCGACCTGCAAGATCAACGCGAACATCGGGAACAGCGCGGTCACCTCCGACGTGGACGAGGAGCTGCGCAAGCTCTCCGTGTGCCTGCGCCACGGCGCCGACACCGTGATGGACCTCTCGACGGGGGGCGACATCCCCCTCATCCGCGAGAACATCCTCCGGCACAGCCCCATCCCCGTGGGCACGGTGCCGATCTACGAGTGCCTCGCGCACGTGAAGGACGTGGTCGATCTCACGCCGCGAGGGCTCCTCGAGATCATCGAGGCCCAGGCGGCGCAGGGCGTGGACTACATGACCATCCACGCGGGCGTGCTGCGGGACATCGTGCCGATGGCCGCGGGGCGCATCACGGGGATCGTCAGCCGCGGCGGCGCGCTCCTGGCGCGCTGGATGGCGGCGAACGGGCAGGAGAACCCCCTCTACACGCACTTCGACGAGATCTGCGAGATCTTCAAGCGGTACGACGTGACGTTCTCGCTGGGCGACGGGCTGCGGCCCGGGTGCCTCGCCGACGCCTCCGACGAGGCCCAGTTCGCCGAGCTGAAGGTCCTCGGCGAGCTCACCCGCAAGGCGTGGGCGCACGACGTCCAGGTGATGGTCGAGGGGCCGGGGCACGTCCCGCTCGACCAGATCCCCATGAACATGCAGAAGGAGCGCGAGCTCTGCGACGAGGCGCCGTTCTACGTGCTCGGCCCGCTCGTCACGGACATCGCGCCCGGCTACGACCACATCACGAGCGCCATCGGCGCGGCCGTCGCGGCGCAGCACGGCGCGTCGATGCTCTGCTACGTCACGCCCGCCGAGCACCTCGGCCTCCCCGACGCGGAGGACGTGCGGCAGGGGATCGTGGCCTACAAGATCGCCGCCCACGCCGCCGACGTGGCCCGGCAGCGGCCGGGCGCGCGCGACCGCGACGACGCCCTGTCCCGGGCGCGCTACGCGTTCGACTGGAAGCGCCAGTTCGAGCTCTCGCTCGACCCGGACGCGGCGCGCACGAAGCACGACGCGACGCTGCCGCAGGAGGCCGCCAAGTCGGCCGAGTTCTGCTCCATGTGCGGGCCGAAGTTCTGCTCGATGCGGATCCACTCGCACCTCGGCGACGGCGCCGCCCCCGGGGCCGCGCTCCCGTGCGCCGACGCCGCCCCGTCCCAGCCCACCCGCGCCGGCGGCCCGCTGCCCATCGCGCGGTAG
- the eno gene encoding phosphopyruvate hydratase has product MTEIINVTAREILDSRGNPTIEVEVAVGTGDVGRAAVPSGASTGEHEALELRDGDKGRYLGKGVRKAIANVMDEIAPAVVGLDAGDQAVLDQRMIELDGTATKSKLGANAILGVSLAAAKAAAQAHGLPLYRYVGGAGARTLPVPLMNILNGGAHADSNVDIQEFMVVPLGAPSFAEALRYGAEVFHALKAVLKKKGAGTGVGDEGGYAPNLASNEEALALIMKAIEQAGLKAGDDVGLALDCAASEFFEKSSGKYDLEGEGKAFDGKGLVDFYASLAAKYPIVSIEDGCAEDDWATWKLLTERLGSKLQLVGDDLFVTNVTRLSRGIAEGVANSILVKVNQIGSLTETLEAVRMAHRAGYTSVMSHRSGETEDTTIADLSVACDCGQIKTGSASRTDRVAKYNQLLRIEEELGKAARYAGRDAFRALR; this is encoded by the coding sequence ATGACCGAGATCATCAACGTGACCGCGCGCGAGATCCTCGACTCGCGCGGCAACCCGACGATCGAGGTCGAGGTGGCGGTCGGAACGGGGGACGTCGGTCGCGCCGCCGTCCCGTCGGGCGCCTCCACGGGCGAGCACGAGGCGCTCGAGCTACGAGACGGCGACAAGGGGCGCTACCTCGGCAAGGGGGTCCGGAAGGCGATCGCCAACGTGATGGACGAGATCGCCCCCGCGGTCGTCGGCCTCGACGCCGGTGACCAGGCGGTGCTCGACCAGCGGATGATCGAGCTCGACGGCACGGCGACGAAGTCCAAGCTGGGCGCGAACGCCATCCTGGGGGTATCGCTCGCCGCGGCGAAGGCGGCCGCGCAGGCGCACGGCCTGCCGCTGTACCGCTACGTCGGGGGGGCGGGCGCCCGCACGCTCCCCGTGCCGCTCATGAACATCCTGAACGGTGGCGCCCACGCGGACTCGAACGTCGACATCCAGGAGTTCATGGTCGTTCCGCTCGGCGCGCCCAGCTTCGCCGAGGCGCTGCGCTACGGCGCCGAGGTGTTCCACGCGCTGAAGGCGGTCCTGAAGAAGAAGGGAGCCGGCACGGGGGTCGGCGACGAGGGGGGCTACGCCCCGAACCTCGCCTCGAACGAGGAGGCGCTCGCGCTCATCATGAAGGCGATCGAGCAGGCCGGCCTCAAGGCGGGCGACGACGTCGGGCTGGCGCTCGACTGCGCGGCGAGCGAGTTCTTCGAGAAGAGCTCGGGCAAGTACGATCTGGAGGGGGAGGGGAAGGCCTTCGACGGGAAGGGGCTCGTCGACTTCTACGCCAGCCTGGCGGCGAAGTACCCGATCGTCTCCATCGAGGACGGCTGCGCCGAGGACGACTGGGCCACCTGGAAGCTCCTCACCGAGCGGCTCGGCTCGAAGCTCCAGCTCGTGGGCGACGATCTCTTCGTGACGAACGTCACCCGCCTCTCGCGCGGCATCGCGGAGGGCGTCGCGAACTCGATCCTCGTGAAGGTGAACCAGATCGGCTCGCTCACCGAGACGCTCGAGGCGGTGCGCATGGCGCACCGCGCCGGCTACACGAGCGTGATGAGCCACCGCTCCGGCGAGACCGAGGACACGACCATCGCCGACCTGTCGGTGGCCTGCGACTGCGGCCAGATCAAGACCGGCTCCGCCTCGCGCACCGACCGCGTCGCCAAGTACAACCAGCTCCTCCGGATCGAGGAGGAGCTCGGCAAGGCCGCCCGGTACGCAGGGCGGGATGCTTTCCGGGCGCTGCGCTGA
- a CDS encoding acyl-CoA carboxylase subunit beta: protein MDADGTPGGAPRPESPDERIERELARVERGGAEKYHAKNAEQGKLFARERLRLLLDEGSFVEDGALANALDPELPADGVVTGMGRVDGRPVCVMANDSTVKAGSWGARTVEKILRVQEVAAAQKVPLLYLVDSAGARITDQVEMFPGRRGAGRIFHNEVHLSGVVPQLCLLFGPSAAGGAYIPAFCDIVVMVEENASMYLGSPRMAEMVIGEKVTLEELGGARMHCSVSGCGDFLVETEQEAIALARRWLSYLPGNHRGLPPPAAARPPRAGARAIEELVPRDQNKPFDVLELIEAIVDEGSFLEVKKLWAAELVTGLARIDGQVVGILANQPRVKGGVLFVDSADKAARFIWLCDAFNVPLLYLADVPGFMIGTKVERAGIIRAGAKMISAVSEATVPRICVVVRKAYGAGLYAMDGPGFGPSATLALPQAMIAVMGPEAAVNAVYFNKIQEKPEGERAAYVAALRDEYRKDIDLVKLASELVVDAVVPGKALRGELARRYALYASGHVPPAERKRGILPV, encoded by the coding sequence ATGGACGCGGACGGAACCCCGGGCGGCGCCCCGAGGCCGGAGAGCCCGGACGAGCGGATCGAGCGCGAGCTCGCGCGCGTCGAGCGGGGCGGCGCGGAGAAGTACCACGCGAAGAACGCGGAGCAGGGGAAGCTCTTCGCCCGCGAGCGGCTCCGGCTGCTCCTCGACGAGGGCTCCTTCGTCGAGGACGGCGCGCTCGCGAACGCGCTCGATCCCGAGCTGCCCGCCGACGGAGTGGTGACGGGCATGGGCCGCGTCGACGGCCGGCCGGTGTGCGTCATGGCCAACGACTCGACGGTGAAGGCCGGGAGCTGGGGGGCCCGCACGGTCGAGAAGATCCTCCGCGTCCAGGAGGTCGCCGCCGCGCAGAAGGTCCCGCTGCTCTACCTCGTGGACTCCGCCGGCGCTCGCATCACCGACCAGGTGGAGATGTTCCCGGGCCGCCGCGGCGCCGGGCGGATCTTCCACAACGAGGTCCACCTCTCCGGCGTGGTCCCGCAGCTCTGCCTGCTCTTCGGTCCCTCCGCGGCGGGCGGCGCCTACATCCCGGCGTTCTGCGACATCGTGGTCATGGTCGAGGAGAACGCCTCCATGTACCTCGGCTCGCCGCGCATGGCGGAGATGGTCATCGGCGAGAAGGTGACGCTCGAGGAGCTGGGCGGTGCGCGGATGCACTGCTCGGTCTCGGGCTGCGGCGACTTCCTCGTCGAGACGGAGCAGGAGGCCATCGCGCTCGCCCGTCGCTGGCTCTCGTACCTGCCCGGCAACCACCGCGGACTGCCCCCGCCCGCGGCGGCCCGGCCGCCGCGCGCCGGGGCGCGCGCCATCGAGGAGCTCGTCCCGCGCGATCAGAACAAGCCGTTCGACGTGCTCGAGCTCATCGAGGCGATCGTCGACGAGGGCTCGTTCCTGGAGGTGAAGAAGCTGTGGGCGGCGGAGCTCGTCACCGGGCTCGCGCGCATCGACGGGCAGGTGGTGGGCATCCTCGCCAACCAGCCGCGGGTGAAGGGCGGCGTGCTGTTCGTGGACTCCGCCGACAAGGCGGCGCGGTTCATCTGGCTCTGCGACGCGTTCAACGTGCCGCTCCTCTACCTCGCCGACGTGCCCGGGTTCATGATCGGCACGAAGGTCGAGCGCGCGGGCATCATCCGCGCAGGCGCCAAGATGATCAGCGCCGTGTCCGAGGCGACCGTCCCGCGCATCTGCGTGGTGGTGCGCAAGGCCTACGGCGCGGGGCTCTACGCGATGGACGGGCCGGGGTTCGGCCCGAGCGCGACCCTCGCGCTGCCGCAGGCGATGATCGCCGTGATGGGCCCGGAGGCGGCGGTGAACGCCGTCTACTTCAACAAGATCCAGGAGAAGCCCGAGGGCGAGCGGGCGGCGTACGTCGCGGCGCTCCGCGACGAGTACCGCAAGGACATCGATCTCGTGAAGCTCGCGAGCGAGCTCGTGGTGGACGCGGTGGTACCCGGCAAGGCGCTGCGCGGCGAGCTCGCGCGGCGGTACGCCCTGTACGCATCGGGCCACGTGCCCCCTGCCGAGCGCAAGCGCGGGATCCTGCCGGTGTAG
- a CDS encoding homoserine dehydrogenase, with protein sequence MREVGIGIAGFGTVGGGVLSILRSHAGDIEARLGARIAVRRVAVRDEGKERAIGLAPELLTTRVEDLLEDPGIAVVVELMGGVDQAFALVRGALERGKHVVTANKALLAARGDEIFRLAREKGVDVYYEAAVCGGVPIIRTLREALASDRINALHGIVNGTTNFILTAMDEQGARFEDALREAQKLGYAEADPTLDVSGGDAAQKLCVLAQLAFGARLRPQDVLTEGITGLSPEDFRWGREFGYALKLLAVARRTGPADGAAPGAPDQIEARVHPAFIPLGSLLAGVRGAMNAVVLHSEALGPSMLYGQGAGAMPTGSAVVSDIIDLTRNILAGSPGRVPLPPDRPLVELRPHAEVRCAYYLHFSVKDAPGVLARTASKLAERRISIAAVQQREQNDQGKPVPLVILTHQAREADLRGAIDEIDRDPTTLAPTRLIRIETV encoded by the coding sequence ATGCGCGAGGTCGGGATCGGGATCGCCGGGTTCGGCACGGTCGGCGGAGGAGTGCTGTCGATCCTCCGCAGCCACGCAGGCGACATCGAGGCGCGCCTCGGGGCGCGGATCGCGGTGCGGCGCGTGGCGGTGCGCGACGAGGGCAAGGAGCGCGCGATCGGGCTCGCCCCCGAGCTCCTCACCACCCGCGTCGAGGACCTCCTCGAGGACCCCGGCATCGCGGTCGTCGTCGAGCTGATGGGCGGCGTGGACCAGGCCTTCGCGCTCGTGCGCGGCGCGCTCGAGCGCGGCAAGCACGTCGTCACGGCCAACAAGGCGCTCCTCGCGGCGCGGGGCGACGAGATCTTCCGGCTCGCCCGCGAGAAGGGCGTGGACGTCTACTACGAAGCCGCGGTCTGCGGCGGCGTCCCCATCATCCGGACCCTCCGCGAGGCGCTCGCCTCCGACCGCATCAACGCCCTCCACGGCATCGTCAACGGGACGACGAACTTCATCCTCACGGCGATGGACGAGCAGGGCGCGCGCTTCGAGGACGCCCTCCGCGAGGCGCAGAAGCTCGGGTACGCCGAGGCCGACCCCACGCTGGACGTGTCGGGCGGGGACGCGGCGCAGAAGCTCTGCGTCCTCGCGCAGCTGGCGTTCGGCGCGAGGCTCCGGCCGCAGGACGTGCTCACCGAGGGCATCACCGGGCTCAGCCCCGAGGACTTCCGCTGGGGGCGCGAGTTCGGGTACGCGCTCAAGCTCCTCGCGGTGGCCCGGCGCACCGGGCCGGCGGACGGCGCCGCCCCCGGCGCGCCCGACCAGATCGAGGCCCGCGTCCACCCGGCGTTCATCCCGCTCGGCTCGCTCCTCGCCGGCGTGCGGGGCGCGATGAACGCGGTGGTGCTCCACTCCGAGGCGCTCGGCCCGTCGATGCTGTACGGGCAGGGCGCCGGCGCGATGCCCACGGGCAGCGCGGTGGTGTCGGACATCATCGACCTCACGCGGAACATCCTCGCCGGCAGCCCGGGGCGCGTCCCGCTCCCCCCCGATCGCCCCCTCGTCGAGCTGCGGCCGCACGCGGAGGTGCGCTGCGCGTACTACCTGCACTTCTCCGTCAAGGACGCGCCGGGCGTGCTCGCGCGCACCGCCTCGAAGCTCGCCGAGCGGCGGATCTCCATCGCGGCGGTGCAGCAGCGGGAGCAGAACGACCAGGGGAAGCCCGTCCCGCTCGTGATCCTCACGCACCAGGCGCGCGAGGCGGACCTGCGCGGCGCCATCGACGAGATCGATCGGGATCCCACGACCCTCGCGCCCACGCGCCTCATCCGCATCGAGACCGTCTGA
- a CDS encoding enoyl-CoA hydratase-related protein, whose amino-acid sequence MEFRIQRREGGIEVWTIDGEARRNAISRAMLRELEAHLARAATDRALRCVVLTGAGDKAFCAGADLKERATMSAEDVHAFHRELRRALRGIEEAPQPFVAALNGAALGGGLELALACDLRIAADAAQLGLPEVSLGIIPGGGGTQRLARLVGVSRAKDLVLTARRASAAEALAMGLVTRLVPGQRLLAEAEELARRVARNAPVSLRQAKRAIDGGFHLPLEEALDLENRLYQDCLGTKDRVEALRAFAEKRPPVFTGE is encoded by the coding sequence ATGGAGTTCCGGATCCAGCGGCGGGAGGGTGGCATCGAGGTGTGGACCATCGACGGCGAGGCGCGGCGCAACGCGATCTCGCGCGCGATGCTGCGCGAGCTCGAGGCCCACCTGGCGCGGGCGGCGACGGACCGCGCCCTGCGCTGCGTGGTGCTCACCGGCGCGGGCGACAAGGCCTTCTGCGCCGGGGCGGACCTGAAGGAGCGGGCCACCATGTCCGCCGAGGACGTGCACGCGTTCCACCGCGAGCTCCGCCGCGCGCTCCGCGGCATCGAGGAGGCGCCGCAGCCGTTCGTGGCGGCGCTGAACGGCGCCGCGCTCGGCGGCGGGCTCGAGCTGGCCCTCGCCTGCGATCTGCGCATCGCCGCGGACGCCGCGCAGCTCGGCCTGCCGGAGGTGTCGCTCGGCATCATCCCGGGCGGCGGAGGGACCCAGCGGCTCGCGCGGCTCGTCGGCGTCTCGCGCGCCAAGGACCTCGTCCTGACCGCGCGCCGCGCCTCCGCCGCCGAGGCGCTGGCGATGGGGCTCGTCACCCGGCTCGTCCCCGGCCAGCGGCTGCTGGCGGAGGCGGAGGAGCTCGCGCGGCGGGTCGCGCGCAACGCGCCCGTCTCGCTGCGGCAGGCGAAGCGCGCCATCGACGGCGGGTTCCACCTCCCGCTGGAGGAGGCGCTCGATCTCGAGAACCGGCTCTACCAGGACTGCCTCGGCACGAAGGACCGGGTCGAGGCGCTCCGCGCGTTCGCGGAGAAGCGGCCGCCGGTGTTCACCGGCGAGTGA
- a CDS encoding thioesterase family protein gives MVKTEIRVIYGDTDQMGVVYYGNYLRYFEAGRNEFIRAKGLRYRDFEAQHGLVLPVVEAQVSYRLPARYDDLLSVEISLVEARRASARFGYRILRDGELLVTGYTVHACVDREGKVQRLPRELLDRLSAGEPLAAQP, from the coding sequence ATGGTGAAGACGGAGATCCGGGTCATCTACGGCGACACGGATCAGATGGGCGTCGTCTACTACGGCAACTACCTGCGCTACTTCGAGGCGGGGCGGAACGAGTTCATCCGCGCGAAGGGGCTGCGCTACCGCGACTTCGAGGCGCAGCACGGGCTCGTGCTGCCCGTCGTCGAGGCGCAGGTGAGCTACCGCCTGCCGGCGCGGTACGACGACCTGCTCTCGGTGGAGATCTCGCTCGTCGAGGCGCGGCGCGCGTCGGCGCGCTTCGGGTACCGCATCCTCCGGGACGGGGAGCTCCTCGTCACCGGCTACACCGTGCACGCGTGCGTGGATCGCGAGGGCAAGGTCCAGCGCCTGCCCCGCGAGCTGCTCGATCGCCTCTCGGCGGGCGAGCCGCTCGCGGCCCAGCCCTGA
- a CDS encoding hydroxymethylglutaryl-CoA lyase has product MAPRVTVYEVGPRDGLQNEAKTVPSGDKLALVRALAGAGLRRIEATSFVSPRWIPQLADAAEVTAALPRVPGVSYVVLVPNAKGLERLGEALGRAGPDHPPVDAAVFLSASETHSRRNINKGIAEALDEAASLVPAALGRGLRVRGYVSTVWGCPYEGRVDAGRAAEIAQRLLAFGCHQVSLGDTIGVGTPHQTRDVVRRLLATARPEQLALHMHDTRGTALANVLVGLEEGLTTFDAAIGGLGGCPYAPGASGNLATEDLVYMLRGMGVETGIDWERLVAAGALAQRLVGRRLPGKALQAELARGAPHAAPAGA; this is encoded by the coding sequence ATGGCACCCCGGGTGACGGTGTACGAGGTCGGCCCCCGCGACGGCCTCCAGAACGAGGCGAAGACCGTCCCGTCCGGCGACAAGCTCGCGCTCGTGCGCGCGCTCGCCGGCGCCGGGCTACGGCGCATCGAGGCGACGAGCTTCGTCTCGCCGCGCTGGATCCCGCAGCTCGCCGACGCCGCCGAGGTCACCGCCGCGCTCCCCCGCGTCCCGGGCGTCTCCTACGTGGTCCTCGTCCCGAACGCGAAGGGGCTCGAGCGGCTGGGGGAGGCGCTCGGGCGAGCGGGCCCGGACCACCCGCCCGTCGACGCAGCCGTCTTCCTCTCGGCGTCCGAGACCCACTCGCGTCGCAACATCAACAAGGGCATCGCGGAGGCGCTCGACGAGGCGGCGTCGCTCGTGCCGGCCGCGCTCGGGCGGGGGCTGCGCGTCCGGGGCTACGTCTCGACGGTGTGGGGCTGCCCGTACGAGGGGCGCGTCGACGCCGGGCGGGCCGCGGAGATCGCCCAGCGGCTCCTCGCCTTCGGCTGCCACCAGGTGTCGCTCGGCGACACCATCGGCGTGGGGACGCCTCACCAGACGCGGGACGTCGTGCGGCGCCTCCTCGCGACCGCCCGCCCCGAGCAGCTCGCGCTGCACATGCACGACACCCGCGGGACGGCGCTCGCGAACGTGCTCGTGGGGCTCGAGGAGGGGCTCACCACCTTCGACGCGGCGATCGGCGGCCTGGGCGGTTGCCCGTACGCGCCGGGCGCCTCCGGGAATCTCGCCACGGAGGACCTCGTGTACATGCTGCGGGGGATGGGCGTCGAGACGGGGATCGACTGGGAGCGGCTCGTCGCGGCCGGCGCCCTCGCGCAGCGGCTGGTGGGGCGCCGCCTGCCGGGCAAGGCGCTCCAGGCCGAGCTCGCTCGCGGCGCGCCGCATGCCGCGCCGGCCGGCGCGTGA
- a CDS encoding type II toxin-antitoxin system RatA family toxin produces the protein MTAVSREVVIATPVERFFDLVIDYPRYPEFVPGIHACRVKGNGVGGKEVEYELDVGVRRIRYVLRHVEERPRRVAWSLVSGEMMKVSNGSWELEAEDGKTRALYTVEIQIAKPPLVPQAIVDRIADELTRVQLPRTLEAFKRRAEEGR, from the coding sequence ATGACCGCCGTGTCCCGAGAGGTCGTCATCGCCACCCCCGTGGAGCGGTTCTTCGACCTGGTGATCGACTACCCGCGGTACCCCGAGTTCGTGCCCGGCATCCACGCGTGCCGCGTGAAGGGGAACGGAGTGGGGGGCAAGGAGGTCGAGTACGAGCTCGACGTCGGCGTGAGGCGCATCCGCTACGTCCTCCGGCACGTCGAGGAGCGGCCGCGCCGCGTCGCCTGGTCGCTCGTCTCGGGCGAGATGATGAAGGTCTCCAACGGCTCGTGGGAGCTCGAAGCCGAGGACGGCAAGACCCGCGCGCTCTACACCGTCGAGATCCAGATCGCGAAGCCGCCGCTCGTCCCCCAGGCGATCGTCGACCGCATCGCGGACGAGCTGACGCGCGTCCAGCTCCCCCGCACGCTGGAGGCATTCAAGCGCCGCGCCGAGGAGGGAAGGTGA